From the Armatimonadota bacterium genome, the window GCCTCGCGACCTGCGGCTGGGCATCATGGACGCCTCGCAGGGCAAGGTGGGTTCGCTGGTGGAGAAGGTCATCCTGTTCTGCTACCAGTACGACCCCACCACGGGCAAATATAGCCTGGTCATCATCCGTATTGTACAGCTCGCCAGCGTGTTCACGCTGCTGGCACTGGGAAGTTTCATGGCTATTCATTTCTATCGCGAAAAGCATGCTCAATCGTTGCGCAAGCGGGAGGAGGTCGCCAAAGGATGAAAGGGGTAGCACTGCTTCCCGACACCGCCAGCACTTTTGCCCAGCAAGTGGACCTGCTCTTCTGGTTCCTGACGGCGGTGACGGTGTTCTTTACACTGCTGATAGCCGGGCTGGTGTTGTACTTCGCCTATCGATACCGGCGCGGTTCACCCGCCAGCCGTGCGGGCGCCAAAGAGACCGACCTCCGGTTGGAAATCGGCTGGTCGCTAATACCGCTTACCGTCGGGCTGATTGTGTTCGTGTGGGCAACGAAGCTGTACGCCGATGCATACGGACCTCCGCCCGACAACGCGCTGGAGATATTCGTTATCGGCAAGCAATGGATGTGGCATTTACAGCACCCTAACGGCATTCGCGAGAACAACGAGCTGCACATCCCTGCAGGTAGACCAGTGAAACTGACCTTGATTTCGCAGGATGTGATTCACAGCTTCTTCGTGCCAGCGTTCCGCATCAAGCGTGACGTGCTGCCTGGCAGGTACAACACAGTTTGGTTCACACCTACCAGGCCCGGCAAATACCATCTGTTCTGCGCGGAGTACTGCGGCACACAGCACTCGCGCATGATTGGCTGGGTGTATGTGATGGAGCCGGCGGAGTACGAGAAGTGGCTTGCCAGCGGCGGTGAAGCCCGTCCGGGCGCGATAGCCAGCGGAGCAGGCACCATGGCAGGAGTGTCTACCGCCTCCCTGGTACAGGCGGGTGAGCAGCTCTACAAACAGCTGCGCTGTAACGCCTGTCACGGTGCGACCGACGGACAGCGGGGTCCAACGCACTATGGACTGTTCGGCAAAAAAGTGAAACTGCGCGACGGTACTGTGGTGGTAGCAGACGAGGCGTACATTCGCGAGTCCATCCTGCGCCCTCTGGCGAAAGTAGTGGACGGCTACGAACCCATCATGCCCAGCTATGAGGGATTGCTGAACGAGGAGCGCACCCTGCAACTCGTCGCCTACATCAAGTCGCTGAAGAAACCGGTGCAGACTGCGGA encodes:
- a CDS encoding cytochrome c oxidase subunit 2, which codes for MKGVALLPDTASTFAQQVDLLFWFLTAVTVFFTLLIAGLVLYFAYRYRRGSPASRAGAKETDLRLEIGWSLIPLTVGLIVFVWATKLYADAYGPPPDNALEIFVIGKQWMWHLQHPNGIRENNELHIPAGRPVKLTLISQDVIHSFFVPAFRIKRDVLPGRYNTVWFTPTRPGKYHLFCAEYCGTQHSRMIGWVYVMEPAEYEKWLASGGEARPGAIASGAGTMAGVSTASLVQAGEQLYKQLRCNACHGATDGQRGPTHYGLFGKKVKLRDGTVVVADEAYIRESILRPLAKVVDGYEPIMPSYEGLLNEERTLQLVAYIKSLKKPVQTAEVKP